The following DNA comes from Dermacentor andersoni chromosome 2, qqDerAnde1_hic_scaffold, whole genome shotgun sequence.
AACGATGGCATCATGGATGGCATAGAAACTGCGGGAAACTGCGCCATTATTTACGCGATGTCGACGACGTTTGTTGGACGTTTGGAGATGGAGCAACGGGACAGGCCTGAAGAACGAACAATACGAACAGGAACGAACTTGTTGTTGAATACTATAGTTCGTTGTCGACTAACTTTTATAGTAGATATATACGTCCCATGCAATAACTAAAgcgatttttttttgtacacgGTGCTTTTATATCCCAGGATACTTTTCATTGTCGATGCTGTGCGTCGCCACGTGCGTTTTGTCGGGCTGTTTTGCGTGTCGCTGTTCGTGCCATGCATTGAGGTGTGAGCAAAATTCTGTCAAATTGAGGTCTTGTTTTCTGCCTTCCAGTCAGGCTACCTCATGGCGTTCACCCTGTACAACTTGATCGAAGCAGCGCTGTTATGTATCAATGCCATTGCCGTGCTGCACGAGAAGCGATTTCTGGAAAAGAGTAAGATACTTTACACTCGGCCCTGCTGTTGGTCAGCTGCAGGGCGTCAAAGCTGTGTCGTTCATAAGCGAATTTTCTTTTGTTCCAGTAAACTGGGGCCGAGAGCAAGCCGCGCATGGGTTCGAGCCTGGTGCTAAGTCACAGATAATTAATTTGATTCATTCTGTGCGGACGGTTATGAGGAGTAAGTAACTTCACTACTCTGGCTATCTCGTATCGTGCATGCGTGTAAAGCCGCGTTTTGATCCCTCTGGAAGGCAGTTGACACTGTAAGATGGCAAGACATTACCACTCAGCTGTGATAATGCGCACATTTTTTTTAGCAGGAAGGTGTTGAACCCTGCTCGGCAAAGGTTGACGTACCGGACATTACATCTTTTTTTAAAATAGTGCCCAGATTAGGCATTGATTATACGGAGAGTAATAAGAA
Coding sequences within:
- the LOC126542328 gene encoding immediate early response 3-interacting protein 1, with protein sequence MAFTLYNLIEAALLCINAIAVLHEKRFLEKINWGREQAAHGFEPGAKSQIINLIHSVRTVMRIPLIFFNSVVIIFKLLFG